Proteins found in one Chrysiogenes arsenatis DSM 11915 genomic segment:
- the polA gene encoding DNA polymerase I has product MKKLLLVDGSSFIYKAFYGLMRLSTRQGFPTHAIYGFRNILEKCVATLQPDAVLVVFDTPAPTFRHELYAEYKANRQKAPEDLVVQIPHIKKMVPALGYALLEKDGFEADDLLGTIAVHRQQWGYDVVVIATSDKDLGQVVSHGVHLYDTSKEKLLNADGVTEKMGVPPERVRDLLALMGDSSDNVPGVPGIGPKTALKLLSEYHTLDNLLDHADTVKGAVGEKLRHSRELAHVSRELVTIQCDVPLQAGDVPMAIRKPDVAALRGLYQELEFHALVDALPAEIQSEESLFAPSHLEAKSDVLSHYQRHIVSDASQFAALLRQLAEVEVLALDTETTSTDPLTAALVGVSLAASDQSWYLPFAHTAPDSQNLSHTCLEQLLKALDRTCLTIVGQNLKFDLNVLRTAEVPIPVLPQYFDTMIASYLLDANRRAHGLDQLAAEFLGHTMIAFADVVESGETFADVPIDSAAEYSCEDACATLELHRHFAPQLHSLGLQKLFDEIEMPLMHVLAEMERVGIALDVEQLRLTGDHLSRRLYEIEETIFTLAEENFNVNSPKQVGAILFEKMGIPPRKKTRTGYSTDVSVLEELAGEYEIVRYLLQHRTISKLLGTYVNTLGTMVNPQTGRIHTSFNQTITNTGRLSSSDPNLQNIPIRTAEGREIRKAFVAAPGYCFVSADYSQIELRIAAHMANDPTMIAAFCDGRDIHAETAALIFGRADDETRRMAKAVNFGILYGISPFKLAGDLHISRAEAKALIESYFLRYPNVREYVASQIDFARTHGYVSTLFGRRRELTDINSRNRNIAEAAERNAVNMPIQGTAADIIKIAMNTIAPKLPAYGARMVLQIHDELLFEVPLAVKDEVEKLIRYEMEHCVEFRVPLTVDVACGASWYEV; this is encoded by the coding sequence ATGAAAAAACTCCTGCTGGTGGACGGAAGTTCATTTATTTATAAAGCCTTCTACGGGCTGATGCGCTTGTCAACACGGCAGGGGTTTCCGACACATGCTATTTACGGTTTTCGCAATATTTTAGAAAAATGCGTTGCAACCCTACAACCAGATGCGGTGCTGGTAGTATTCGATACGCCAGCACCTACCTTTCGCCACGAACTGTACGCCGAGTATAAAGCGAACCGTCAGAAGGCTCCGGAAGATCTCGTCGTGCAAATTCCCCACATTAAAAAGATGGTACCTGCGCTCGGCTATGCGTTGCTGGAAAAAGATGGTTTTGAGGCTGATGATTTGCTCGGTACTATTGCCGTTCATCGCCAACAATGGGGCTATGATGTTGTTGTTATTGCCACTTCGGATAAAGACTTAGGACAGGTTGTCAGCCATGGCGTGCACCTGTACGATACGTCAAAAGAGAAGTTGCTCAATGCGGATGGCGTAACGGAAAAGATGGGTGTTCCACCGGAACGGGTACGCGATTTGCTGGCGCTGATGGGTGATAGTTCAGATAACGTTCCCGGTGTTCCCGGAATCGGGCCGAAAACAGCGTTAAAACTCCTGAGCGAGTATCATACGCTCGACAATCTGCTGGATCATGCGGATACGGTCAAAGGGGCAGTTGGTGAAAAGCTGCGCCATTCGCGCGAGTTGGCACACGTATCACGTGAGCTGGTGACTATCCAGTGTGATGTGCCGCTGCAGGCCGGCGATGTTCCGATGGCTATTCGTAAGCCGGATGTTGCTGCTTTGCGTGGGCTGTATCAGGAACTTGAATTTCATGCATTGGTTGATGCACTGCCTGCGGAGATACAAAGTGAAGAAAGTCTTTTTGCCCCATCGCACTTGGAAGCAAAGAGTGATGTGTTGAGCCATTACCAGCGGCATATTGTGAGCGATGCGTCGCAGTTTGCGGCGCTGCTGCGTCAGTTAGCGGAAGTGGAGGTGCTTGCGCTTGATACCGAAACGACCAGCACCGATCCGCTGACAGCAGCGTTGGTTGGTGTGAGCCTCGCGGCATCTGACCAGTCGTGGTATCTGCCGTTTGCGCACACTGCACCGGATTCGCAGAACCTGTCACACACCTGCCTTGAGCAATTACTAAAAGCGCTTGATCGCACTTGTCTCACTATTGTCGGACAAAATCTGAAGTTTGACCTGAACGTGTTGCGCACTGCTGAAGTGCCAATCCCCGTTCTGCCACAATACTTTGATACGATGATCGCTTCCTACCTTCTGGATGCCAATCGACGTGCCCACGGGTTAGATCAACTGGCCGCTGAGTTTCTGGGTCATACCATGATTGCTTTTGCCGACGTAGTCGAATCAGGTGAAACGTTTGCCGATGTGCCCATCGATAGCGCAGCCGAATATTCCTGCGAAGACGCCTGTGCAACGCTTGAGCTGCATCGCCATTTTGCTCCACAACTCCACAGTCTTGGCTTACAAAAACTCTTTGACGAGATTGAAATGCCGTTAATGCACGTACTTGCCGAAATGGAACGGGTAGGTATTGCGCTTGATGTTGAGCAGCTGCGATTGACGGGCGATCATTTGAGTCGACGATTGTACGAAATCGAAGAAACCATATTTACCCTTGCCGAAGAGAATTTCAACGTCAATTCGCCCAAGCAAGTGGGAGCAATTTTATTTGAAAAAATGGGGATTCCCCCTAGGAAAAAGACCCGTACCGGATATTCAACTGACGTGAGTGTTTTAGAAGAACTGGCTGGCGAATACGAAATTGTGCGTTATCTGTTACAGCATCGTACGATTAGTAAGTTGCTTGGCACGTATGTAAATACCCTTGGGACGATGGTGAATCCACAAACTGGGCGCATTCATACCTCATTCAATCAAACGATAACGAATACGGGGCGCCTTTCTAGTTCCGACCCGAACCTGCAAAATATCCCGATTCGCACCGCTGAAGGGCGGGAAATCCGCAAAGCGTTTGTGGCCGCACCCGGATATTGCTTTGTCAGTGCCGATTACTCCCAAATTGAGCTGCGCATTGCGGCGCACATGGCGAATGACCCCACAATGATAGCGGCCTTTTGTGACGGGCGCGATATCCATGCCGAAACAGCGGCGCTGATTTTCGGACGCGCGGATGACGAAACGCGTCGCATGGCGAAAGCGGTCAACTTTGGTATTCTGTACGGTATTTCGCCATTTAAACTGGCGGGAGATCTGCATATTTCTCGTGCCGAGGCCAAAGCACTGATTGAAAGCTATTTCTTACGCTACCCCAATGTGCGCGAGTACGTGGCCAGCCAAATTGATTTTGCACGTACGCATGGCTACGTCTCCACGCTCTTTGGACGCAGACGCGAATTGACGGATATTAACAGTCGCAACCGCAATATTGCCGAAGCTGCCGAACGCAACGCGGTGAATATGCCGATTCAGGGGACAGCGGCTGATATTATCAAAATTGCGATGAATACCATTGCGCCAAAACTGCCAGCCTATGGGGCGCGGATGGTATTGCAGATCCACGATGAACTCCTCTTCGAAGTGCCACTGGCCGTCAAGGATGAGGTCGAAAAACTCATCCGTTACGAAATGGAGCACTGCGTAGAGTTTCGCGTACCGCTGACGGTTGATGTGGCGTGTGGTGCCAGTTGGTATGAAGTGTAA
- a CDS encoding peptidylprolyl isomerase — MIHAMRNAGKPVKIVLWLVVVTFVASIFVVWGIQGGSQGTASYVVRVNDTEIGPNDFNRAYSSVADSLSSLLDPQSNPQARQQIREIVISNLINRALLLQEAKKSGIRVSDQELLASIAGISAFQVDGKFDAEQYKQVLSANRLVPTKFEDSQREALLVEKMERRIMASLVVGEDDLQREYQWQYGKVGFDYLFIAPDQFKDQVDLSEDKVRQYFDNNQEQYRTRESAAISYVSVPFTDDLESQRAAAETLNQLKAQIGSGGDFEFMAKQTGGEFVKTGIFETVNPPDDIASEGVLLKELSLMQNGDYSSVIRGTDRAFLVRKDESYPAAIVPFEEVRDQVVEDFTAQEIQRIAAVRAEEYANKELSEIARLTGAAIDSSEPAPYNSAEAGMFFGEEVMRKIFEATPGQTLGPVSVIGVPVFLQVTQKIDPDMTAFDEKKEELRQYLARKKGSEYLAKWLEERRMNAKIDVNRALFID; from the coding sequence ATGATTCATGCGATGCGAAATGCCGGAAAGCCGGTCAAGATTGTTTTATGGCTTGTTGTCGTCACGTTTGTTGCGTCAATTTTTGTTGTCTGGGGTATTCAAGGCGGTAGCCAAGGGACGGCATCGTACGTGGTGCGAGTCAATGATACGGAAATCGGCCCGAATGATTTTAATCGTGCGTATAGCTCGGTGGCGGATTCGCTCAGTTCTTTGCTTGATCCTCAGAGTAATCCGCAGGCACGTCAACAGATTCGTGAGATTGTTATCAGTAATCTTATCAATCGTGCTTTGTTGTTGCAGGAAGCCAAAAAAAGCGGAATTCGCGTGAGTGACCAGGAACTACTGGCCAGTATTGCGGGCATTTCGGCATTTCAGGTTGATGGGAAGTTTGATGCAGAGCAGTACAAACAAGTGCTCAGTGCGAACCGATTGGTTCCGACCAAGTTTGAGGATTCGCAACGTGAAGCGCTTCTGGTAGAAAAAATGGAGCGTCGCATCATGGCTTCCCTCGTGGTGGGCGAAGACGATTTGCAACGTGAATATCAATGGCAGTATGGGAAAGTCGGCTTTGATTACCTGTTTATTGCTCCTGACCAATTCAAAGATCAGGTGGATCTCAGTGAGGATAAGGTACGTCAGTACTTTGATAACAACCAAGAGCAGTACCGCACACGTGAAAGTGCTGCAATCAGCTATGTTTCGGTTCCTTTTACTGATGACCTGGAATCGCAAAGGGCGGCTGCTGAAACACTCAATCAGCTGAAAGCGCAAATTGGTAGCGGTGGCGACTTTGAGTTTATGGCGAAGCAAACGGGTGGTGAGTTTGTTAAGACGGGAATTTTTGAAACCGTCAATCCGCCGGATGATATTGCATCCGAAGGGGTATTGCTGAAAGAGTTAAGCCTCATGCAAAACGGCGATTATTCAAGCGTTATTCGTGGAACGGATCGTGCTTTCCTTGTCCGTAAAGATGAAAGTTACCCCGCCGCTATTGTCCCTTTTGAGGAAGTCCGTGATCAAGTTGTCGAAGACTTTACCGCTCAGGAAATTCAGCGGATTGCCGCTGTTCGTGCCGAAGAGTACGCGAATAAAGAGCTGAGTGAAATTGCCCGCTTGACGGGTGCCGCTATCGATTCTTCTGAGCCAGCTCCATACAACAGTGCCGAAGCCGGTATGTTTTTTGGCGAAGAGGTTATGCGAAAAATATTTGAAGCAACCCCTGGCCAGACGCTCGGGCCAGTATCGGTCATTGGCGTGCCGGTTTTCTTGCAGGTTACGCAGAAAATTGATCCAGATATGACGGCATTTGATGAGAAAAAAGAAGAGCTGCGTCAGTATCTTGCGCGTAAAAAAGGGAGTGAATATCTGGCAAAATGGCTTGAAGAGCGTCGGATGAATGCCAAGATTGATGTCAATCGTGCGCTCTTTATCGATTAA
- a CDS encoding calcium/sodium antiporter, giving the protein MIISLFFLIAGFFLLTYGADYLVRGGSALAVSAGIRPMVIGLTVVAFGTSMPEAVVTILGVIQGANDIALGNIVGSNIANIALVLGVAAVIRSLPLESGVLRAEIPMVIVASVAFWLMGLNGMITLVDGLILLAGFAGFLWFCFHNPQSVEEDEIVQQGALSKQKRWLFLVGGVLGLTIGAQVLVTGASDLARMAGVSEVVIGATVVAIGTSLPELVTSAVAAWKGKVEIGVGNVLGSNIFNLAIIGGVTLVQPVQVPSSVVAFDIPIMVGFALLLYPIARRKLDIGRGEGLILLAGYIWYVTFLFL; this is encoded by the coding sequence ATGATTATTTCTCTTTTTTTTCTTATTGCGGGTTTCTTTCTGCTTACCTACGGTGCCGACTATTTAGTGCGGGGAGGCAGTGCGTTAGCGGTTTCGGCTGGTATTCGCCCAATGGTGATTGGCTTAACTGTCGTCGCGTTTGGTACGAGTATGCCGGAAGCAGTCGTGACGATATTAGGGGTTATTCAAGGGGCGAACGATATCGCGCTTGGTAATATCGTTGGTTCTAACATCGCTAATATTGCGTTAGTATTGGGTGTCGCTGCGGTTATCCGCTCGTTACCGCTCGAAAGCGGTGTGTTACGTGCAGAAATCCCAATGGTAATTGTTGCCTCGGTCGCTTTCTGGTTGATGGGATTGAATGGGATGATCACTCTGGTAGATGGTCTGATTCTGCTCGCGGGGTTTGCCGGGTTTCTCTGGTTTTGCTTTCATAATCCGCAGTCAGTTGAAGAAGACGAAATTGTCCAGCAAGGGGCATTGTCGAAACAAAAGCGGTGGCTGTTTCTTGTGGGCGGCGTGCTTGGTTTGACAATAGGAGCACAAGTATTAGTTACGGGTGCTTCCGATCTAGCGCGTATGGCGGGGGTGAGTGAAGTCGTCATCGGCGCGACAGTCGTCGCAATAGGCACAAGCCTTCCTGAGTTGGTGACAAGCGCCGTCGCGGCGTGGAAAGGGAAGGTTGAAATTGGTGTCGGAAACGTGCTGGGGAGCAATATTTTTAATCTTGCGATTATAGGCGGCGTGACACTGGTTCAACCGGTTCAAGTTCCATCTTCTGTGGTGGCCTTTGATATTCCTATCATGGTCGGTTTTGCCTTGTTGCTCTATCCGATAGCGCGTCGCAAGCTCGACATTGGCCGTGGTGAAGGGCTGATTCTTCTCGCTGGATATATTTGGTACGTTACGTTTCTATTTTTATAA
- a CDS encoding dihydroorotate dehydrogenase electron transfer subunit, whose protein sequence is MKVTVISNTPIGGANYRLEVAVSGDCVPLPGQFCMLQANVSGFDPLLKRPISIADFSVGRMSFAYKVVGRGTQIMTTFQPGHTIDILGPLGTGFTLHAEPAVLIGGGVGIAPLLLLARRLIEQGTPVTVLLGAAIEADVVLRQEFAALPIDLRVATLDGSAGTQGFVTGLIADQELAGKAVYCCGPDPMLRAIAPMAHQHGAAFCELSLEAHMACGIGVCLGCVVDTFDAENTVSRQRVCKDGPVFSSEVLGYHLQGVGSVQ, encoded by the coding sequence GTGAAAGTTACGGTTATATCCAATACTCCCATCGGTGGAGCGAATTACCGGCTTGAGGTGGCAGTTTCAGGCGATTGTGTGCCACTGCCCGGTCAGTTTTGCATGCTGCAGGCCAATGTTTCCGGTTTTGATCCTCTCTTAAAGCGTCCGATTTCGATTGCTGACTTTTCCGTTGGTCGGATGAGTTTTGCGTATAAAGTGGTTGGCCGTGGTACGCAGATTATGACGACGTTTCAACCTGGCCACACGATAGATATTCTCGGGCCACTCGGGACGGGTTTTACGCTGCACGCTGAACCGGCAGTGCTCATTGGTGGTGGCGTTGGCATTGCGCCGCTCTTGCTGTTGGCGCGTCGTCTGATTGAACAAGGAACCCCTGTGACGGTTTTACTCGGTGCCGCGATTGAAGCTGACGTAGTGCTTCGTCAAGAGTTTGCCGCGTTGCCGATAGATCTGCGTGTGGCAACGCTTGATGGTTCGGCTGGTACGCAAGGGTTTGTTACCGGTTTGATTGCCGACCAAGAGTTGGCAGGAAAAGCGGTATACTGCTGTGGGCCAGATCCTATGTTGCGGGCAATTGCCCCTATGGCACATCAGCATGGAGCCGCTTTTTGCGAGCTTTCGCTCGAAGCGCATATGGCGTGCGGCATTGGTGTCTGCCTCGGGTGTGTTGTCGATACATTTGATGCCGAAAATACCGTCAGCCGTCAGCGTGTGTGCAAAGACGGGCCGGTATTTTCGTCCGAAGTGTTAGGCTATCATTTGCAGGGAGTTGGCTCGGTTCAATGA
- the truB gene encoding tRNA pseudouridine(55) synthase TruB, protein MSDAIFAIDKPVGVTSHDVVAKMRRLLGQRKVGHAGTLDPFAEGVLIVLAGDMTKLAPYLDHQRKRYRATLALGTQMDTGDCEGDTIATAPVLPFDAAQLRQIEGVFTGTITLRVPRYSAVKIGGKKGYELARQGVTCEMPLRENTIHAISLEILNEHTLCLDVTVSGGTYVRALGEAVAAALGTVGHLTTLARLECCGVCREECHTLETLTRDGASTISLSRLLGGYPAFQATPSQAEWLRNGQIPRDEPLAVAPDQDGFVVVYNETGALISIIDWGAQKIARNFSGVVR, encoded by the coding sequence ATGTCTGATGCGATTTTTGCTATCGATAAACCGGTAGGGGTGACGAGCCACGATGTTGTAGCCAAAATGAGGCGCCTGCTTGGACAGCGCAAAGTTGGTCATGCTGGGACATTAGATCCTTTTGCTGAAGGGGTTTTGATTGTGTTAGCGGGCGATATGACCAAACTGGCACCATATCTTGATCATCAACGGAAGCGCTACCGAGCAACGCTGGCACTAGGAACACAAATGGACACGGGGGACTGCGAAGGGGATACGATAGCGACAGCGCCCGTACTACCGTTTGACGCAGCTCAACTCCGTCAGATTGAAGGAGTGTTCACGGGGACGATTACCCTGCGTGTGCCGCGCTATAGTGCGGTAAAAATCGGTGGCAAAAAAGGGTATGAATTAGCTCGCCAGGGGGTGACGTGTGAAATGCCACTTCGCGAAAACACTATCCATGCTATTTCCCTTGAAATACTCAATGAGCATACACTTTGCCTTGATGTTACCGTGAGTGGTGGCACGTACGTTCGTGCGCTTGGGGAAGCCGTGGCAGCGGCACTTGGCACGGTTGGTCACTTGACAACGTTAGCGCGATTAGAGTGCTGCGGTGTTTGTCGTGAAGAGTGCCATACGCTGGAAACTCTCACGAGGGATGGGGCGAGCACGATTTCGCTTTCACGGCTGCTGGGAGGATATCCCGCGTTCCAAGCAACACCATCGCAAGCGGAGTGGTTGCGCAACGGGCAGATTCCACGTGACGAACCCCTTGCTGTCGCGCCAGATCAAGACGGTTTCGTGGTGGTCTACAATGAAACTGGGGCTTTGATTTCCATTATTGATTGGGGTGCACAGAAAATTGCACGAAATTTTAGTGGTGTGGTACGATAG
- a CDS encoding DHH family phosphoesterase: MSVVLYDERPQIFEALASCKTPVVISHVSPDGDTLGCGIALYHRLKRLGKSVQLLCGDTIPPEYLFLPHAGEYRQHITAGYDLVICVDSSSADRFAPFLEEVTVPIINIDHHITNSGFGTWRYVIGEAPATAILMYDMLRSMGAIDYEEAYALYTALFTDTGGFRYSSSNAESHRVAAELLEFGIDPWSVTMEIYESIPWQKVQLYRRCLASIERHKGGKVATMYITAQDLLECQATPADTDGFINYARSIQGVEVAMFVREDRVGCHKVSFRSKGLYDVSELCARFGGGGHKNAGGFTLEAGDTQAILQQVLACIDV; encoded by the coding sequence ATGTCGGTTGTGCTGTATGACGAGCGGCCTCAGATATTTGAAGCTCTGGCATCCTGTAAAACTCCCGTGGTCATTTCTCACGTCAGTCCTGATGGTGATACACTTGGGTGCGGCATTGCGCTGTACCACCGCCTCAAACGGTTGGGGAAGTCGGTACAGCTTTTATGCGGCGATACCATCCCTCCTGAATACCTTTTTTTGCCGCACGCGGGTGAGTATCGGCAGCACATTACTGCAGGATATGATTTGGTAATTTGCGTCGATTCATCGTCGGCTGATCGCTTTGCGCCGTTTTTGGAAGAGGTCACGGTACCTATTATCAATATCGATCACCATATTACGAATTCCGGTTTTGGTACGTGGCGCTATGTGATAGGCGAAGCGCCAGCCACGGCTATCCTGATGTATGACATGTTGCGGTCGATGGGTGCTATTGATTACGAAGAAGCCTATGCGCTCTACACGGCACTCTTTACCGATACAGGTGGGTTTCGCTATTCATCATCGAATGCTGAAAGTCACCGTGTGGCGGCGGAGTTGCTGGAATTTGGCATCGACCCGTGGAGTGTGACGATGGAGATTTACGAGTCGATTCCCTGGCAAAAAGTGCAGCTCTATCGCCGTTGTCTGGCGAGTATTGAGCGACATAAAGGAGGAAAAGTCGCGACGATGTATATCACCGCGCAAGATCTTCTGGAGTGTCAGGCGACTCCTGCTGATACGGATGGGTTTATCAATTATGCCCGTTCGATTCAGGGGGTTGAGGTGGCAATGTTTGTGCGTGAAGACCGCGTCGGTTGTCATAAAGTTTCTTTCCGCTCTAAAGGGCTGTATGATGTTTCAGAATTGTGCGCTCGCTTTGGCGGGGGCGGACATAAAAATGCTGGTGGCTTTACGCTGGAGGCCGGCGACACTCAGGCTATCTTGCAGCAAGTATTGGCCTGCATCGATGTCTGA
- the rbfA gene encoding 30S ribosome-binding factor RbfA — protein MSHRTQKIGAVIQQELSMILQREMSHKCGLVNINRVDVSPDLANAKVMYGHFGTPEEKVEFEAFIERALRSLQHMLTQSLRSMRRVPRLTFVHDTSTEYSFKISQMLDELKSEKKGE, from the coding sequence ATGAGTCATAGAACACAGAAAATCGGTGCCGTTATTCAGCAAGAGCTTTCAATGATTTTACAACGCGAAATGTCGCATAAGTGTGGCCTTGTCAACATTAACCGAGTTGATGTTTCGCCCGATCTCGCGAATGCCAAAGTCATGTATGGCCATTTTGGTACGCCGGAAGAAAAAGTGGAATTTGAAGCCTTCATCGAGCGGGCTTTGCGTTCACTGCAACATATGTTGACGCAATCGCTCCGTTCTATGCGTCGCGTACCCCGTTTAACATTCGTGCACGACACCAGCACGGAGTACAGTTTTAAAATTTCTCAAATGTTAGATGAGTTAAAGAGCGAAAAAAAGGGGGAGTAA
- the dxs gene encoding 1-deoxy-D-xylulose-5-phosphate synthase has protein sequence MKILAEINGPEDIQRLNSAELKQLATEVRNYIVDVTSQVGGHVASNLGVVDLTLALHKVFTSPQDKIIWDVGHQCYPHKIVTGRRDAFPTIRQFGGLSGFPKRHESVHDHLDSGHSSTSISAALGMSVANHLQGIPGKVIAVIGDGSMSAGMAFEGLNNAGHLDRDLIVILNDNEMSISENVGALSSYFSKIISGKTYNRMRRDIEIILGNLPRGERLIKAARKVEEGIKGFLTPGILFEELNFKYYGPVDGHDIDTMVEFLNNLKTLDGPILLHLITRKGKGYAPAENNPSAFHGCGPYNRETGEIMKSSGTPSYTAVAGDTLTEMAQHDGRIAAITAAMPDGTGLNPFREAHPSRFFDVGIAEQHAVTFAAGLALSGIRPYVFLYSTFLQRAYDQLLHDVCIQNLPVVFCIDRAGIVGNDGETHNGTFDISFLRSVPNLTLWSPRDEEELRQMMLASVEWNGPLAIRYPRGNGVGAKERPMVSDFSKWEIVVEGYQSVAVIATGHMVPIAEAVCDKLGVTLISARCVKPLDVTTLENLCGAHAHLVSMEENVLAGGFGSSLAEYITTRSEVGPRLHIMALPDRFIEHGDQPTLRARLGLDGASLTTLLQRILHES, from the coding sequence ATGAAAATTCTTGCCGAAATCAATGGCCCAGAAGATATCCAACGCTTGAATAGTGCGGAGTTAAAACAACTTGCCACCGAAGTCCGCAATTATATTGTCGATGTGACATCTCAAGTTGGCGGCCACGTTGCCAGTAATTTAGGGGTGGTTGATCTGACGCTGGCACTGCATAAAGTTTTTACTTCGCCACAAGATAAGATCATTTGGGATGTCGGGCACCAGTGCTATCCGCACAAAATCGTTACGGGTCGTCGCGATGCGTTCCCGACCATCCGACAGTTCGGTGGTTTGAGTGGTTTCCCGAAGCGGCATGAAAGTGTGCACGATCATTTGGATTCAGGGCATTCGAGCACGTCGATCTCGGCGGCGCTCGGGATGAGTGTGGCAAATCATCTTCAGGGGATACCCGGAAAAGTGATTGCGGTAATTGGTGATGGCTCTATGTCGGCTGGCATGGCGTTTGAGGGATTAAACAACGCAGGGCATCTGGATCGCGATCTCATTGTTATTTTGAATGATAATGAAATGAGCATTTCGGAAAATGTTGGAGCGTTGTCGAGCTACTTTTCGAAAATCATCAGTGGCAAAACCTACAATCGGATGCGCCGCGATATTGAAATAATTCTGGGGAATCTGCCGCGTGGCGAGCGGTTGATTAAAGCCGCGCGCAAGGTCGAAGAGGGTATTAAAGGGTTTTTAACGCCCGGTATTCTCTTTGAAGAGTTGAACTTTAAGTATTACGGTCCAGTTGACGGGCACGATATTGATACGATGGTTGAGTTTTTAAATAATTTGAAGACCCTTGACGGGCCGATCCTGCTCCATTTGATTACCCGCAAAGGGAAGGGGTATGCGCCGGCAGAAAATAACCCTTCGGCCTTTCACGGCTGTGGCCCGTATAACCGTGAAACGGGCGAAATTATGAAGTCGAGCGGTACGCCTTCATACACCGCGGTAGCTGGGGATACGCTGACGGAAATGGCGCAACATGATGGCCGCATTGCTGCTATTACCGCGGCAATGCCAGATGGGACGGGGCTCAATCCTTTTCGCGAAGCGCACCCCAGCCGTTTTTTTGATGTTGGTATTGCGGAACAGCATGCAGTGACGTTTGCGGCTGGTTTGGCGCTCAGTGGCATTCGCCCGTACGTGTTTTTGTACTCAACATTCTTGCAGCGGGCATACGATCAACTTTTGCACGATGTCTGTATCCAGAATCTTCCGGTCGTGTTTTGCATCGACCGTGCAGGAATCGTTGGGAATGATGGCGAAACGCATAATGGAACCTTTGATATTTCATTCCTCCGCTCCGTGCCGAATTTGACTCTCTGGTCGCCACGTGATGAAGAAGAGTTGCGCCAAATGATGTTGGCCTCGGTCGAATGGAATGGTCCGCTGGCAATCCGCTATCCACGTGGCAATGGTGTGGGGGCGAAAGAACGTCCGATGGTAAGCGACTTTAGTAAGTGGGAAATAGTAGTCGAAGGGTATCAATCGGTTGCCGTTATTGCTACTGGGCATATGGTTCCGATTGCTGAGGCGGTCTGCGACAAGCTTGGTGTCACGCTGATCAGCGCGCGTTGTGTGAAGCCGCTCGACGTTACTACCCTGGAAAATCTGTGCGGGGCGCATGCCCATCTTGTGAGCATGGAAGAGAATGTTCTGGCGGGCGGCTTTGGCAGTTCGCTTGCCGAATATATCACCACGCGCAGTGAAGTTGGGCCGCGGCTGCACATTATGGCATTGCCAGATCGATTTATTGAACACGGCGATCAGCCGACACTGCGAGCGCGTCTTGGCCTTGACGGAGCGTCGCTCACAACATTACTCCAAAGGATTCTCCATGAGTCATAG
- a CDS encoding polyprenyl synthetase family protein: MDIFRRVLQRYLPHIDQRLMELIPADDLPEGNVHRAMRYSVSAGGKRLRPFLTIMGGNVIGDCSPEALLDIGCAVELIHTYSLIHDDLPALDNDDLRRGKPTNHKVFGEAMAILAGDGLLNQAFQVLTRVALPPERLLEIIRIIADGAGTTGMIGGQVVDIESEGKRIGADLLRYMHEMKTGKLIRAAFLAGAVAAGASESERLQLDRYAYNIGLAFQIADDILDIEGDPIKLGKPIGSDQHNAKSTWPSLLGLEASRQTARALVEEAVGILETFKPSDSTAALQGLAQYVISRET, from the coding sequence ATGGACATTTTTCGTCGGGTTTTGCAAAGGTATCTTCCGCACATAGACCAACGGCTGATGGAGTTGATCCCGGCTGATGATCTTCCCGAGGGGAACGTCCACCGTGCGATGCGCTATAGTGTCAGCGCTGGCGGAAAGCGGTTGCGCCCTTTTCTGACGATTATGGGTGGAAATGTTATTGGCGATTGTTCGCCGGAGGCACTACTTGACATCGGGTGTGCCGTCGAACTTATTCATACCTACAGTCTGATTCATGACGATCTTCCGGCATTGGACAATGACGACCTGCGTCGTGGGAAGCCGACGAACCACAAAGTGTTTGGCGAAGCGATGGCGATTTTGGCGGGCGATGGGTTGCTCAATCAGGCGTTTCAGGTGTTGACGCGTGTAGCATTGCCACCGGAACGACTCTTAGAAATTATCCGGATTATCGCCGATGGTGCTGGGACAACTGGTATGATCGGCGGTCAAGTAGTCGATATCGAATCCGAAGGGAAGCGGATTGGCGCTGATTTACTGCGCTACATGCATGAAATGAAGACGGGTAAGCTGATTCGTGCTGCGTTCCTTGCTGGCGCGGTGGCCGCTGGTGCGAGTGAAAGCGAACGGCTGCAACTCGATAGATATGCCTACAATATTGGCCTCGCGTTTCAGATTGCCGACGATATTCTTGATATTGAAGGCGATCCGATAAAGCTTGGGAAGCCAATTGGTTCAGATCAGCATAATGCAAAATCTACGTGGCCATCACTCTTAGGGTTGGAAGCTTCACGCCAAACCGCGCGCGCGTTGGTTGAAGAAGCGGTAGGAATTCTTGAAACATTCAAACCATCTGATAGTACGGCAGCCCTGCAAGGGTTAGCGCAGTACGTTATCAGCCGTGAGACCTAA